One window of the Eschrichtius robustus isolate mEscRob2 chromosome X, mEscRob2.pri, whole genome shotgun sequence genome contains the following:
- the NOX1 gene encoding LOW QUALITY PROTEIN: NADPH oxidase 1 (The sequence of the model RefSeq protein was modified relative to this genomic sequence to represent the inferred CDS: inserted 1 base in 1 codon; deleted 1 base in 1 codon; substituted 1 base at 1 genomic stop codon), which produces MGNWVVNHWFSVLFLAAWLGLNVFLLVHAFLSFEKAXKYYYTRXILGSALAWARASARNWHFNSMSKILLPVCRNLLSFLRGTCSFCRRTLGKQLDHNLTFHKLVAYIICLHTALHITTHLFNFERYSRSRQATDGSLASILSNLSHQEKDSWLNPIQSSNTTMEYVTFTYTAGVTGVIITIALVLMVTLAMEFIQRSYSEVFWYTHHIFIMYLIGLGIHGLGGLVRDQTEKNMDENHPHKCAEFLEKWNDPDSHCKPPQFEGLPAESWKWILTPVIIYIFERILRFYRSQQKVVITKVVMHPSKVLELQMHKHGFSMEVGQYIFVNCPSISYLEWHPFTLTSAPEEDFFSIHIRTVGDWTENLIRAFEQQNSPVPRIKVNGPFGTVSEDVFQYEVAVLVRAGIGVTPFASILKSIWYKFQNADHNLKTQTIYFYWIYRETGAFAWFSDLLVSLEQEMEELGKVGFLNYRLFLTGWDCNFAGHAALSFDKATDILTGLKQKTSFGRPMWDNEFSTIATAHPKSAVGVFLCGPQTLAKSLRKCCHQYSSLDPRKVQFYFNNGNF; this is translated from the exons ATGGGAAACTGGGTGGTTAACCATTGGTTCTCAGTTTTGTTTCTG GCTGCTTGGTTGGGGCTGAATGTTTTCCTGCTTGTGCATGCCTTCCTGTCATTTGAGAAGG ACAAGTACTACTACACAAGATAAATCCTGGGG TCGGCATTGGCCTGGGCCCGAGCCTCTGCTCGCAACTGGCATTTTAACAGCATG AGCAAGATCCTGCTTCCCGTGTGTCGAAATTTGCTGTCCTTCCTGAGAGGCACCTGC TCGTTTTGTAGGCGCACCCTGGGAAAGCAACTGGATCACAACCTCACCTTCCACAAGCTGGTAGCATATATAATCTGCCTACACACAG CTCTTCACATCACCACACACCTGTTTAACTTTGAACGATATAGCAGAAGCCGACAGGCCACAGATGGATCCCTTGCTTCCATTCTCTCCAACCTATCTCATCAGGAGAAAGATTCTTGGCTAAATCCCATCCAGTCCTCAAACACG ACAATGGAGTATGTGACATTCACCTACACTGCTGGTGTCACTGGAGTGATCATCACAATAGCTCTGGTTCTCATGGTGACTTTAGCTATGGAATTTATCCAGAGGAGTTATTCTGAGGTCTTCTGGTATACACACCATATTTTTATCATGTACCTCATTGGCTTAGGGATTCATGGCCTTGG TGGACTTGTCCGGGATCAAACAGAAAAGAACATGGATGAGAATCATCCTCACAAGTGTGCAGAGTTTCTTGAGAAGTGGAACGATCCTGACTCCCACTGCAAGCCTCCCCAATTTGAAGGGCTCCCCGCTGAG tcttggaagtggatccttacACCAGTCATTATTTACATCTTTGAAAGGATCCTCCGATTTTATCGCTCCCAGCAGAAGGTTGTGATTACCAAGGT AGTCATGCACCCATCCAAAGTTTTGGAATTGCAGATGCACAAGCATGGCTTCAGCATGGAAGTGGGACAGTATATTTTTGTTAATTGCCCCTCAATCTCTTACCTGGAGTGGCATCCCTTTACCCTGACCTCTGCTCCAGAGGAagacttcttttccattcatatccGAACAGTGGGGGACTGGACAGAAAATCTCATAAGGGCTTTTGAACAACAGAATTCACCAGTTCCCAG GATCAAGGTGAATGGTCCCTTTGGCACTGTCAGTGAGGATGTCTTCCAGTATGAAGTGGCTGTGTTGGTCAGAGCAGGAATTGGGGTCACCCCCTTTGCTTCCATCTTGAAATCCATCTGGTACAAATTCCAGAATGCAGATCACAACCTCAAAACACAAACG ATCTATTTCTACTGGATCTACAGGGAGACAGGTGCGTTTGCTTGGTTCAGTGACCTATTGGTTTCCCTGGAACAGGAGATGGAGGAATTAGGCAAAGTGGGTTTCCTAAACTACCGTCTCTTCCTCACCGGATGGGACTGCAACTTT GCTGGTCATGCGGCATTAAGCTTTGACAAGGCCACTGATATCCTTACAGGTCTGAAACAGAAAACCTCCTTTGGGAGACCTATGTGGGACAATGAGTTTTCTACAATAGCTACCGCCCACCCCAA GTCGGCGGTGGGAGTCTTCCTATGTGGTCCTCAGACTTTGGCAAAGAGCCTGCGCAAATGCTGTCATCAGTACTCCAGCCTGGATCCTAGGAAGGTTCAATTCTACTTCAACAATGGAAATTTCTGA